In Chthonomonas sp., a single genomic region encodes these proteins:
- a CDS encoding DUF4446 family protein produces MTEILKLLSQNSALVILFLLVAVIGLGITSVRNAIRLRTMQAKWESLLSDASGENLERLLYEHLRGRIQVDHDLEQLRDRASQLEMKMQSAKRYTGIVHYDAFPDVGGQQSFAFALYDELGHGIVLSSIVGRSNCRVFCKDIVGGKAQRELTDEERRALEMAAKRRAEALSSA; encoded by the coding sequence ATGACCGAAATCCTGAAGCTACTCTCACAGAACAGCGCCCTCGTCATCCTCTTCCTACTGGTTGCGGTGATCGGCCTCGGCATCACAAGCGTGAGGAACGCAATCCGGCTGCGGACGATGCAGGCGAAGTGGGAGTCCCTACTCAGCGACGCGAGTGGCGAGAACTTGGAACGTCTGCTCTACGAGCACCTTCGCGGACGCATTCAGGTGGATCACGACCTAGAGCAGCTTCGCGACCGAGCTTCGCAGTTGGAAATGAAGATGCAGTCCGCCAAACGGTATACGGGCATCGTCCACTACGATGCATTCCCCGATGTCGGTGGTCAGCAGAGCTTCGCTTTTGCACTCTACGACGAACTGGGGCATGGCATCGTGCTGAGCAGCATCGTTGGCCGATCGAACTGCCGCGTGTTCTGCAAGGACATCGTGGGTGGGAAGGCGCAACGAGAGTTGACCGACGAAGAGCGACGAGCACTTGAAATGGCCGCCAAGCGGCGCGCGGAGGCTCTGAGCAGCGCATGA
- a CDS encoding RNA polymerase sigma factor: protein MKQNTCATEGEITLILRAKAGNRAAFDTLIELHRTRLYRAAFRKLRNTEDSQDMVQETTMRAYRAIQTYDAARPIGPWLQRICMNCCIDLIRDRKLRVEQLDAHEYNLRDESQDPEQQTALLDLCATVDGALDRIPHRYAEILRLRHFDDLDVLEIAARMGKPEGTIKSWLFRARALLRKELPTAIVRA, encoded by the coding sequence ATGAAACAAAATACTTGTGCGACCGAAGGGGAAATCACCCTTATCCTTCGTGCTAAAGCCGGCAACCGAGCCGCGTTCGATACCCTTATCGAGCTTCACCGAACCCGCCTGTATCGCGCGGCGTTTCGCAAGCTACGAAACACCGAAGACTCCCAAGACATGGTTCAGGAGACTACGATGCGTGCCTACCGCGCCATCCAGACTTACGACGCCGCACGCCCCATTGGGCCGTGGCTTCAGCGGATTTGTATGAACTGCTGCATCGACCTGATTCGTGATCGCAAGCTTCGTGTCGAGCAATTAGATGCTCATGAGTACAACTTGCGCGACGAATCGCAGGACCCGGAACAGCAGACGGCTCTGCTGGACTTGTGTGCAACGGTGGATGGAGCTTTGGATCGTATCCCGCATCGGTATGCCGAGATCCTCCGCCTGCGCCACTTCGACGATCTCGACGTCCTTGAGATCGCCGCACGGATGGGCAAGCCTGAGGGAACCATAAAGAGCTGGCTGTTCCGAGCTCGGGCACTCCTTCGCAAGGAGCTTCCGACCGCCATCGTTAGAGCCTAG
- a CDS encoding sigma-70 family RNA polymerase sigma factor yields the protein MSDSTVEDGLLIERSQAGQRDAFDQLIRKHERRAYQYAFRLTSNQDEAMDIVAEAFVRVYNALPNFRGQSAFTTWLYRIITNCYLDFRKKDKSRTQTSLDMVIDNEGSEFERQIEDPDAAPDIEVERNERERLVQRAIMKLPEYQRAMLIMYHVEMLSYEQIAESLDLPIGTVKSRLNRARLGLRELLISNQELFQID from the coding sequence ATGAGCGACAGCACAGTTGAAGATGGCCTCCTCATCGAGCGCAGCCAAGCGGGGCAGCGGGACGCTTTTGACCAACTGATCCGCAAACACGAGCGCCGTGCGTACCAATACGCCTTTCGCCTGACTTCGAACCAAGACGAGGCCATGGACATTGTCGCCGAAGCGTTCGTTCGGGTTTACAACGCGCTCCCAAATTTCCGCGGCCAGAGCGCATTCACGACTTGGCTCTACCGGATCATCACGAACTGCTATCTCGACTTTCGGAAGAAGGACAAGAGTCGGACACAGACGAGCCTGGATATGGTGATCGACAACGAAGGCTCCGAGTTTGAGCGTCAAATCGAAGATCCGGATGCCGCCCCCGACATCGAAGTCGAGCGGAACGAGCGGGAGAGACTCGTACAGCGTGCGATCATGAAACTCCCTGAGTATCAGCGCGCGATGCTGATCATGTATCACGTGGAGATGCTCTCATACGAGCAGATTGCGGAGTCTTTAGACCTGCCCATCGGGACCGTCAAGAGCCGACTCAACCGCGCCCGATTGGGTCTTCGAGAACTTTTGATTTCAAATCAGGAACTTTTCCAGATCGACTAA
- a CDS encoding HlyC/CorC family transporter, producing the protein MVAAPMLAVAEDARNAASVSDAARSALIPTCLFLLVLVFANGLFVAAEIAVGLLRNGHVRALEKEDARHKRLLAVLAIRTQAVAGLTLCRQTVQWWLVIFSFVPALSIASATLRRLDGSLEFWPVVGAWLAVGIPIAALNIVMGELVPRTYAARNPASVALRLSGLITVCSRLFYGPSQLMMALASLVTARFGATASFSVVNQAEEEIKSLAESASESGELEQEEKELLHSVFEFTDTVAREIMTPRVDMDTAPVTAQPSDLIRLIQESGRSRIPVYEETDDQIIGIIHAKDLLAARLDDSRPVNLRTLLRSVVFVPENKNINDLLRELRTNRTQIAIVQDEFGGTAGLVTIEDIVEELVGEIVDEYDNEAPEIMPHGAGWIVSGKVNLYDLNEQIGSSFESDEFDTIGGYVFGLFGRQPRQGDEVIEEGYAFRVSETDGRRISSLLIEKAKVDNLETGSLEVI; encoded by the coding sequence ATGGTAGCCGCACCGATGCTCGCAGTCGCTGAGGATGCTCGCAACGCCGCATCTGTCAGCGATGCTGCGCGCTCGGCGCTCATTCCCACTTGCCTATTCCTTCTGGTCCTGGTCTTTGCGAACGGGCTCTTTGTCGCCGCTGAAATCGCCGTCGGCCTCCTCCGCAACGGCCACGTGCGGGCTCTGGAGAAAGAGGACGCGCGCCATAAGCGGCTCCTCGCCGTGCTGGCCATTCGCACCCAAGCGGTCGCAGGCCTTACCCTTTGTCGCCAGACCGTCCAGTGGTGGCTCGTCATCTTCAGTTTTGTCCCGGCGCTCAGCATCGCTAGCGCCACCCTTCGGAGACTTGACGGTTCGCTTGAGTTCTGGCCCGTGGTTGGGGCATGGCTTGCGGTCGGTATCCCCATTGCCGCGCTCAACATCGTCATGGGCGAGCTGGTCCCGCGCACCTATGCCGCGCGCAACCCGGCTTCTGTAGCCCTCCGGTTGAGCGGTCTCATCACGGTTTGCTCGCGTCTGTTCTACGGCCCGAGCCAACTCATGATGGCCCTTGCAAGCCTAGTCACCGCACGGTTCGGCGCGACCGCCAGCTTCAGCGTCGTCAACCAAGCGGAGGAGGAGATCAAGAGCCTTGCCGAATCGGCCAGCGAATCGGGCGAGTTGGAACAGGAGGAGAAAGAGCTCCTGCATTCGGTTTTCGAGTTCACGGACACCGTGGCGCGCGAGATCATGACCCCACGAGTCGATATGGACACCGCTCCGGTCACGGCGCAACCGTCCGATCTCATCCGGCTCATTCAGGAGTCCGGCCGGTCCCGCATCCCAGTTTATGAGGAGACCGATGACCAGATCATCGGCATCATCCACGCCAAAGACCTGCTTGCAGCCCGACTGGACGACTCGCGGCCAGTGAACCTGCGAACGCTCCTTCGCTCTGTCGTCTTCGTCCCAGAGAACAAGAACATCAACGACTTGCTCCGCGAATTACGCACCAATCGCACCCAGATCGCGATCGTGCAGGACGAGTTCGGCGGCACCGCTGGCCTGGTGACCATCGAGGACATCGTGGAAGAACTTGTCGGCGAGATCGTCGATGAGTACGATAACGAGGCCCCGGAGATCATGCCCCACGGCGCCGGGTGGATCGTCAGCGGCAAGGTCAACCTTTACGACCTGAACGAGCAGATCGGATCGTCATTCGAATCGGACGAGTTCGACACGATCGGCGGCTACGTTTTCGGCCTCTTTGGCCGGCAGCCCAGGCAAGGCGACGAGGTCATCGAGGAAGGGTATGCCTTCCGAGTCTCCGAGACGGACGGGCGGCGCATCAGCAGCCTGCTCATCGAGAAGGCCAAGGTGGACAACCTCGAGACTGGCTCTCTAGAAGTCATTTAG
- a CDS encoding M3 family oligoendopeptidase: MAAPTSALGSPKVRWDLTSLYSGVDDPQIEATWKRANMLADNLAARFRGKINSPSLTAELLLEAIQDIEQISVESSKPPTFANLLFAVQSDDQKLAAFMGAQMEQYSALRVKLMFFELELQDLDEAVLSPVMADERLTNYRHYVSVVRSMRDHKLTEKEEILLEEVANVSGRAWVRLFEEVTANHSYEYKNPVTGETEELTEPEVLNLLRDANRDVRQNAGHAFSEGLEKLERVIAFSYNTILTEKKIEDRLRSFPHAESSRHLANELDKETVDLVTGLCRANYDLVARYYRVKREILGLPELTHIDRYAPLNEAEAEVSWEEAKEIVLSSFRAFSGEMADRAEEFFDKDWIDAEARPGKGGGAFCSYITPDLHPVIMLSYLNKMDQVGTLAHELGHGVHASFSRQQTYVNFHGTLPLAELASIFGEMLVFERLMEQATEQDRLALLAEKIEGTFASVFRQVAMYTFEQRAHQARREQGELSPDEFGAIWQEELQAMFGDSVTMGEEHRRWWSYVGHFFFAPFYVYAYAFGELLTMSIYQMAKREGPAFADKYVTLLKRGGSLSPRELMATIGVDLQSREFWQGGIDAIESLITQFESTWSKVK, encoded by the coding sequence ATGGCCGCACCCACATCCGCCTTGGGATCACCGAAAGTTCGCTGGGACCTGACCTCGCTCTACTCGGGCGTTGACGATCCGCAGATCGAAGCGACTTGGAAACGCGCGAACATGCTCGCCGACAACCTGGCCGCACGGTTCCGAGGCAAGATCAACTCTCCTTCGTTGACGGCCGAACTCCTCCTCGAAGCGATCCAGGACATCGAGCAGATCTCGGTGGAGTCAAGCAAGCCGCCGACCTTCGCGAACCTACTTTTCGCCGTGCAGTCGGATGACCAGAAGTTGGCGGCCTTCATGGGCGCGCAGATGGAGCAGTACTCGGCCTTGCGCGTGAAGCTCATGTTCTTCGAGCTTGAGTTGCAAGACTTGGACGAGGCGGTGCTTTCGCCGGTGATGGCCGACGAGCGGCTAACGAACTACCGACACTACGTGAGCGTGGTCCGATCCATGCGCGACCACAAGCTCACCGAGAAGGAAGAGATCCTGCTTGAGGAAGTGGCGAATGTGAGCGGGCGCGCTTGGGTACGCCTGTTCGAAGAGGTGACTGCCAACCACAGCTACGAATACAAGAATCCCGTGACGGGCGAAACTGAAGAGCTAACCGAGCCCGAGGTCTTGAACCTGCTGCGCGATGCAAATCGCGACGTGCGCCAGAACGCCGGGCATGCATTCTCCGAGGGGCTGGAAAAGCTAGAGCGGGTCATCGCCTTCTCCTACAACACAATCCTCACGGAGAAGAAGATTGAGGATCGACTCCGCAGTTTCCCGCACGCGGAATCGTCGCGCCACCTGGCCAACGAACTCGACAAGGAGACGGTGGACCTCGTAACCGGCCTGTGCCGTGCAAACTACGACCTGGTCGCCCGCTACTACCGGGTGAAGCGCGAGATTCTTGGACTGCCCGAACTCACGCACATCGACCGATATGCTCCGCTGAACGAGGCGGAAGCGGAAGTCTCATGGGAAGAAGCCAAGGAGATTGTCCTCAGCTCGTTTCGAGCGTTCAGCGGGGAGATGGCCGACCGCGCGGAGGAGTTCTTCGACAAAGATTGGATTGACGCGGAGGCACGACCCGGCAAGGGCGGCGGGGCATTCTGCAGCTACATTACTCCCGACCTTCACCCGGTCATCATGCTCAGCTATTTGAATAAGATGGACCAAGTGGGAACCTTGGCCCACGAGTTGGGGCACGGGGTCCACGCGTCGTTCAGCCGCCAGCAGACCTACGTGAACTTCCACGGGACGCTGCCGCTGGCCGAACTCGCGAGCATCTTTGGTGAGATGCTCGTCTTCGAGCGACTGATGGAGCAGGCTACCGAGCAAGATCGGCTTGCGCTGCTGGCCGAGAAGATTGAGGGCACCTTCGCGAGCGTGTTCCGACAGGTTGCGATGTACACATTCGAACAGCGCGCCCACCAAGCGCGTCGCGAACAAGGCGAACTCAGTCCGGACGAATTCGGCGCGATCTGGCAGGAAGAGCTGCAAGCGATGTTTGGCGATAGTGTGACCATGGGCGAGGAGCATCGCCGATGGTGGAGCTACGTGGGGCACTTCTTCTTCGCGCCGTTCTACGTCTATGCCTATGCGTTTGGCGAGTTGCTGACGATGTCGATCTATCAGATGGCCAAGCGCGAGGGACCGGCCTTTGCGGACAAGTACGTCACGCTGCTGAAGCGAGGCGGATCGCTGTCGCCCCGAGAGCTCATGGCGACGATCGGGGTCGATCTCCAGTCGCGCGAATTCTGGCAGGGGGGCATCGACGCCATCGAGAGCCTTATCACGCAGTTCGAATCGACCTGGTCCAAGGTGAAATAA
- a CDS encoding rhomboid family intramembrane serine protease, with protein MTAQRTPWITLFLVAANILAAFFLFFSYPNWVQQFGFRSDEPSLRNAIVCLFLHENTMHLLGNMLALVAIGSWVEDALHGFKYVLVYFLGGLAGVAMHWAVTHNAGTIDPLIGASGAVACCTAYASVRYMWSRVPFGPKLKLPVVGVAGVWAALQLLGAFFRIGEQLSVSYWAHLGGILAGLGLAAILGAPKQASLQRGRKAIMEMEDRSPDALVAAAQAQIASHPNDVHAWESLVDAYHRLGDDAEERRAILALFDLSPAAAQAGLIPRLAELGALSTFPSIRRCKMADELGKFEEQAASVLLQSVIDGPPSDVQRPEAMLALATRLRSLDADRMASLVATLQREYPLHPVLDVARQRGMVP; from the coding sequence GTGACCGCCCAGCGCACGCCTTGGATCACCCTCTTTCTCGTCGCGGCTAACATCCTGGCCGCGTTTTTCCTTTTCTTCAGCTACCCGAATTGGGTGCAACAGTTTGGATTCCGTAGCGATGAACCTTCCCTCCGGAACGCAATTGTCTGCCTTTTCCTCCACGAAAATACGATGCACCTGCTGGGCAACATGCTCGCGCTCGTGGCCATCGGCTCGTGGGTCGAAGACGCCCTACACGGGTTCAAATACGTGCTCGTTTACTTCCTCGGTGGCCTCGCCGGAGTCGCGATGCATTGGGCAGTCACGCACAACGCAGGGACGATCGACCCGCTGATCGGGGCAAGCGGTGCCGTGGCCTGCTGCACTGCGTATGCGAGCGTCCGATACATGTGGAGCCGCGTGCCGTTTGGTCCCAAGCTCAAGCTACCAGTTGTTGGAGTCGCTGGCGTATGGGCCGCGCTCCAATTGCTCGGTGCGTTTTTCCGAATCGGCGAGCAACTCAGCGTCTCGTACTGGGCGCACCTCGGCGGGATCCTCGCTGGGCTGGGCCTGGCAGCAATCCTCGGGGCGCCCAAACAAGCGAGCCTGCAGCGCGGGCGCAAGGCGATCATGGAAATGGAAGATCGCTCTCCCGATGCGCTTGTCGCCGCAGCCCAGGCACAAATCGCGAGTCACCCTAACGACGTTCACGCATGGGAGTCGCTCGTGGATGCCTACCACCGCTTGGGAGACGACGCCGAAGAGCGCAGGGCGATCCTCGCACTCTTCGATCTAAGCCCCGCCGCCGCCCAGGCCGGGCTCATCCCGCGATTGGCCGAGTTGGGCGCGCTCTCGACCTTCCCAAGCATTCGCCGCTGTAAGATGGCCGACGAACTCGGGAAGTTCGAAGAGCAGGCGGCGAGCGTTCTCCTCCAATCCGTCATCGATGGACCGCCATCGGATGTTCAACGTCCGGAAGCGATGCTTGCCCTTGCAACCCGGCTACGCAGCTTGGATGCCGACCGAATGGCCTCCCTGGTGGCCACACTGCAACGGGAATATCCGCTTCATCCCGTGCTCGACGTCGCGCGACAAAGGGGCATGGTCCCGTGA
- a CDS encoding YebC/PmpR family DNA-binding transcriptional regulator, giving the protein MAGHSKWKNIQHRKGKQDALRGKLFTKLSREIIMAAKAGGGDPEKNARLRVAIEKAKASSMPQENISRAIQRGTGQIEGADYEEILYEGYGPGGSAVMVECYSENRNRTVADLRHAFSKNGGSLGENGSVGWQFKHVGQIIVPRGTLDEDTVTLEALDGGATDVSADEEYFTIETAIEDLHRCNDHLAKSGIQAEEVSLARLATNWATPSDDDTRKLIRLLDILEELDDVKETYVNVDIPEEMYDEA; this is encoded by the coding sequence ATGGCAGGGCATAGCAAATGGAAAAACATCCAGCATCGCAAGGGCAAGCAAGACGCCCTGCGAGGCAAGTTGTTCACCAAGCTCAGCCGTGAGATCATCATGGCTGCCAAGGCAGGTGGTGGCGACCCTGAAAAGAACGCCCGCCTGCGCGTCGCTATCGAGAAGGCCAAAGCGAGCTCCATGCCGCAAGAGAACATCAGCCGGGCCATCCAGCGCGGCACCGGCCAGATCGAGGGCGCGGACTACGAAGAGATCTTGTACGAGGGGTACGGCCCCGGCGGATCGGCGGTCATGGTCGAATGCTACAGCGAAAACCGGAACCGGACGGTCGCCGACCTGCGACACGCATTCAGCAAGAACGGCGGTAGCCTGGGCGAGAACGGCTCGGTGGGTTGGCAGTTCAAGCATGTCGGGCAGATCATCGTCCCGCGCGGGACGCTCGATGAGGACACTGTCACCTTGGAAGCGCTTGACGGCGGGGCAACCGACGTCAGCGCAGACGAGGAGTACTTCACCATCGAAACCGCGATCGAAGACCTGCACCGCTGCAATGACCACCTCGCAAAGTCTGGGATTCAGGCGGAAGAAGTCAGCTTGGCCCGACTCGCCACGAACTGGGCAACGCCGTCGGACGACGATACGCGAAAGCTGATCCGGCTGCTGGACATCCTCGAAGAACTCGATGACGTGAAGGAAACGTACGTCAACGTGGACATCCCCGAGGAGATGTACGACGAGGCGTGA
- a CDS encoding sigma-70 family RNA polymerase sigma factor → MTDSQTPLNEDILIARLKRGDESALAPIEKHLYRRMLRAALQHTPCEQVAEDAVAITLAKIWSKRDLLPDSWADASRYILAMAGMAAIDLGRRKEERVSKVELDDARYLVAEEMTDDLSEDVEVALARIESLLLPQLNPRHTRILAPVAKRLGSGEDSMQSAYEGAAEEAGMSRGAVRNSWSDAGQKLQSVLRSMGRENYAEQDVRLILSQIGVRLGA, encoded by the coding sequence ATGACAGACAGTCAAACTCCTCTGAACGAAGATATCCTCATCGCGCGGCTCAAGCGCGGTGACGAATCGGCACTTGCACCCATCGAGAAGCACCTCTACCGACGCATGCTCCGGGCCGCCCTCCAGCACACCCCGTGCGAACAGGTCGCCGAAGATGCGGTCGCCATTACCCTCGCCAAGATCTGGTCGAAGCGTGATCTCCTTCCCGATAGCTGGGCCGACGCCTCTCGCTACATCCTCGCGATGGCGGGCATGGCGGCGATCGACCTCGGCCGCCGCAAGGAAGAGCGAGTGTCGAAGGTTGAGCTGGACGACGCACGCTACCTGGTGGCCGAAGAGATGACGGACGACTTGAGCGAAGACGTCGAAGTCGCGCTTGCCCGCATCGAATCGCTCTTGCTGCCCCAACTCAACCCCCGTCACACCCGAATCCTCGCTCCGGTGGCCAAACGGCTCGGCTCAGGCGAAGACTCGATGCAGAGCGCCTATGAAGGTGCAGCAGAGGAAGCGGGCATGTCTCGTGGGGCGGTCCGGAACTCATGGTCCGATGCTGGCCAAAAGCTACAGAGCGTCTTGCGGTCAATGGGCCGTGAAAACTACGCCGAGCAGGACGTTCGGCTGATTCTCAGCCAAATCGGCGTACGCCTCGGCGCGTAG
- a CDS encoding lysophospholipid acyltransferase family protein: MKKWWRRVRPYVLSGPVYMVASLIGRSLKIEIEGLEETQRLPGSKIYAGWHGRTFVAATVFRGKGVWTIISMSRDGEMQNRIFTRFGFNTVRGSTGRGGIKALIECIRILKKGAEMAFTPDGPRGPSGVVQDGLLMMAQKSGALIVPVGVSSDRRWLVRTWDRFMVPKPFARAIMLFGDPVTLKPDATNEEFEQVRAHVQAEMHRLEAEAERRMGHTPILPESAENPA; this comes from the coding sequence GTGAAGAAGTGGTGGCGCCGCGTCCGCCCGTATGTGCTCAGTGGCCCCGTGTACATGGTCGCGAGCCTGATCGGGCGCAGTCTCAAGATCGAAATCGAGGGGCTGGAAGAGACGCAGAGGCTGCCGGGTTCGAAGATCTACGCGGGGTGGCACGGTCGGACGTTCGTCGCGGCAACCGTCTTCCGGGGGAAGGGCGTTTGGACCATCATCAGCATGTCACGCGATGGCGAAATGCAGAACCGAATCTTCACTCGATTTGGGTTCAACACCGTTCGCGGCAGCACCGGCCGCGGCGGAATCAAAGCGCTCATCGAGTGCATCCGAATTCTTAAGAAGGGGGCGGAAATGGCTTTCACCCCGGATGGCCCGCGCGGGCCGAGCGGAGTAGTCCAAGACGGCCTCTTGATGATGGCGCAGAAGTCGGGAGCGCTCATCGTCCCCGTCGGAGTGTCTTCGGATCGGCGTTGGTTGGTCCGCACTTGGGATCGGTTCATGGTCCCCAAGCCGTTCGCGCGCGCGATCATGCTCTTTGGGGATCCAGTCACCCTCAAACCCGATGCAACGAACGAAGAGTTCGAGCAAGTCCGTGCGCACGTCCAAGCCGAAATGCACCGGCTCGAAGCAGAGGCGGAGCGGCGCATGGGGCACACGCCGATCCTGCCGGAGAGCGCAGAAAACCCCGCATAA
- a CDS encoding glycine C-acetyltransferase — MNASLEQWLGQQLQNLKDDHLYKVPKILETPAGGRVRMNGREVINLSSNNYLGLANHPKVRAAALEAIEQWGVGAGAVRWIGGTMQVHDELEQRLAKFKKVEAVLVFTGGFTANSGCIPAVLTDADVVISDELNHASIIDGVRLSTASYKKSEGWVYRHKDMEDLERILRNAQNFTRRMIITDGVFSMDGDIAPLPEIVRLAEQYDAFVMVDDAHASGVLGKNGAGSASHFDLYGRVDIQLGTLSKALGVVGGYIAGSHQLKDWLINRGRPYLFSTAHPPSVAAALIAALDVMENDPEPMRRLWSNTRWWKEHLAEAGFDTMGSETPITPVLVGDESRAQEMERRLWEAGVYALAIVYPTVGRGKARLRTMPSAAHTEEDLAEALASFIKVRDELAIAH; from the coding sequence ATGAACGCGAGCCTTGAACAGTGGCTGGGGCAACAGCTGCAGAACCTGAAAGACGACCATCTGTACAAGGTTCCAAAGATCTTAGAGACGCCCGCAGGCGGGCGTGTGCGCATGAACGGTCGCGAGGTGATCAACCTCAGCAGCAACAACTACCTCGGCCTGGCGAACCACCCAAAGGTGCGCGCTGCCGCGCTCGAAGCCATTGAGCAATGGGGTGTTGGGGCCGGAGCGGTCCGCTGGATTGGTGGGACCATGCAGGTTCATGATGAGCTCGAACAGCGGCTCGCCAAGTTCAAAAAGGTCGAAGCGGTTCTCGTCTTTACGGGCGGTTTCACCGCCAATAGTGGGTGCATCCCTGCGGTGCTCACCGATGCCGATGTCGTCATCAGCGACGAGCTCAACCACGCAAGCATCATCGACGGAGTTCGCCTCTCAACCGCCAGCTACAAGAAGAGCGAAGGGTGGGTCTACAGGCACAAGGACATGGAGGACTTGGAGCGAATCCTCCGCAATGCACAGAATTTCACGCGACGGATGATCATCACCGACGGCGTCTTCAGCATGGACGGCGACATTGCGCCGCTCCCTGAGATCGTGCGATTGGCTGAGCAGTACGACGCGTTTGTGATGGTGGACGACGCCCACGCGAGCGGTGTCCTCGGCAAGAACGGCGCAGGCAGTGCTTCGCACTTCGACTTGTACGGTCGGGTCGATATCCAGCTGGGCACGCTCAGCAAGGCGCTCGGAGTCGTGGGTGGCTACATCGCGGGCTCGCATCAGCTCAAGGACTGGCTCATCAACCGAGGCCGCCCGTACCTTTTCAGCACCGCCCATCCGCCGAGTGTCGCGGCCGCATTGATCGCCGCGTTGGACGTCATGGAGAACGATCCAGAGCCGATGCGTAGGCTTTGGTCGAATACGCGCTGGTGGAAAGAGCACCTGGCCGAGGCTGGTTTCGATACGATGGGCAGCGAGACGCCGATCACGCCGGTACTTGTGGGCGATGAGTCCCGTGCCCAAGAAATGGAGCGAAGGTTGTGGGAGGCAGGGGTCTACGCGCTGGCCATCGTCTACCCGACCGTCGGGCGTGGAAAAGCGCGATTGCGCACCATGCCGAGTGCGGCCCATACGGAAGAAGATCTGGCCGAGGCCCTCGCGTCATTCATCAAGGTACGCGACGAACTCGCCATCGCCCATTAA